The following proteins are co-located in the Chlorogloeopsis sp. ULAP01 genome:
- a CDS encoding S8 family peptidase, translating into MRYEKLSPGLLLAYEDYQREGQEALILHKRSLGIITPKAALKPTRSVVFIYCDEQADLSYLSQYGIEVNQDIGTVRTAYLPLESLDALSQEDAIQRIKPSRKLHLRMDVAAKAVKLPEFKNETGLTGKGVIIGVVDSGIDPKHPAFAGRILRIWDQTLPGPGVSEGGYGAELTEALLSVSQDTDGHGTHVAGIAAASDSTYNGVAPDAELVIVKTDLQDAHIADGVRYIFRVATEMGRPAVVNLSLGGHADAHDGSDSLSKIIDAETGPGRIVCCAAGNEGNDNIHGQTQVTGNRLHTMRFNVPLNQAGIVWLNGWYSKGGQLEVSVRSPKGFVTPFQAIIADDNPSKLYTLPDARVEIVTPGPDPVNGEYNFFVQIRGLGNDRFNQPVQGGIWQLRVRKASGSDVQLDVWTLSDSPSVFFTGKSVSDAVKIGSPGAASSAITVASYTTRVKYKDIDNNEQEIGLELNSISEFSSEGPLRNGAQKPDVAAPGAMIISALSSNANLNRSMMINSKFVAMAGTSMATPFVTGLVALLLQKNPNIDPAKVKELLCKNCSIPGKAAGTFDGKWGFGLIDTLKLTQE; encoded by the coding sequence ATGAGATACGAAAAGCTCTCTCCTGGACTACTTTTAGCTTATGAAGATTATCAAAGAGAAGGACAAGAAGCTTTAATTCTCCATAAGCGATCGCTGGGCATAATTACTCCCAAAGCAGCCCTCAAGCCAACCCGTAGTGTCGTTTTTATCTACTGTGATGAACAAGCTGACTTGAGTTATTTATCACAATACGGTATTGAGGTTAACCAAGATATAGGAACTGTGCGGACAGCTTACTTGCCTTTAGAAAGTTTAGACGCTCTATCACAAGAGGATGCCATCCAACGGATCAAACCATCGCGTAAATTACACTTGCGCATGGATGTAGCAGCAAAGGCAGTAAAATTACCAGAGTTCAAAAATGAAACTGGATTGACAGGGAAAGGAGTTATTATCGGTGTCGTAGACAGTGGTATCGATCCCAAACACCCTGCCTTTGCAGGGCGCATTCTCCGCATCTGGGATCAGACTTTACCAGGACCAGGAGTATCAGAAGGTGGTTATGGAGCTGAATTAACCGAAGCACTGTTGAGCGTGTCCCAAGATACAGACGGTCACGGTACTCACGTAGCCGGAATTGCTGCTGCTTCTGACAGTACCTATAATGGTGTTGCACCAGATGCAGAATTGGTAATCGTTAAAACTGACTTACAAGATGCCCACATTGCCGATGGCGTTCGCTATATTTTTCGGGTAGCAACAGAAATGGGACGTCCAGCAGTGGTAAATCTAAGTTTGGGCGGACACGCTGATGCTCATGATGGCAGCGATTCTCTCTCAAAAATCATTGATGCCGAAACTGGCCCAGGACGGATTGTCTGCTGTGCAGCAGGTAACGAAGGTAACGACAATATTCACGGTCAAACCCAGGTTACAGGCAATCGACTGCATACAATGCGCTTTAACGTTCCCTTAAATCAAGCAGGCATAGTCTGGTTAAACGGCTGGTATTCCAAAGGTGGGCAGTTAGAAGTTTCTGTGCGCAGCCCCAAAGGTTTTGTGACACCTTTTCAAGCGATCATTGCTGACGATAATCCTTCCAAATTATATACTTTACCGGATGCACGAGTAGAAATTGTCACACCCGGCCCTGATCCAGTCAACGGAGAGTATAATTTCTTCGTACAAATTCGCGGTTTGGGTAACGACAGGTTTAATCAACCCGTACAAGGTGGCATTTGGCAATTGCGAGTACGCAAAGCATCAGGAAGTGATGTACAGTTAGACGTATGGACATTAAGTGACTCTCCATCTGTATTTTTTACAGGTAAAAGTGTATCTGATGCAGTGAAAATTGGTTCACCAGGAGCAGCCAGCAGCGCGATTACAGTTGCTTCTTATACCACTAGAGTGAAATATAAAGACATTGACAACAACGAGCAAGAAATAGGCTTAGAGTTAAATAGTATTTCTGAATTTAGCAGCGAAGGCCCATTGCGTAATGGTGCTCAAAAGCCCGATGTTGCAGCACCAGGAGCGATGATTATTTCTGCCCTCTCCTCGAATGCCAATCTTAATCGCTCAATGATGATAAATTCCAAATTTGTAGCGATGGCTGGTACAAGTATGGCAACACCGTTTGTCACTGGTTTAGTTGCATTGTTGTTGCAGAAAAACCCCAATATAGATCCAGCGAAGGTCAAAGAACTGTTGTGTAAAAATTGTTCTATTCCTGGCAAAGCTGCGGGAACTTTTGATGGTAAATGGGGTTTTGGATTGATTGATACGCTAAAGCTCACTCAAGAGTAG
- a CDS encoding nicotinate-nucleotide--dimethylbenzimidazole phosphoribosyltransferase, translated as MTNDLIRIYTQTQQGKEWLARYRDCSPVFACILGFTDTCLIPGISAAGRTIEDRKYTAVADAEFLYYGTEKKPQYPLPPLIAGASPVLITRAVVEEFNIPIYLFNAGLPQPPAVPVIDLGGSPARCLSHANAMELAMVHNLLEQGLLWGDRLANKIQKGYLVLGECVVGGTTTALAILTGLGINAVGKVNSSHPVCNHAQKWAVVQAGLEKMREHRSNKQLTTNHFISPTPLHPSTPTPLIDPLQLVAAVGDPMQVVAAGMAIALSRSCGVMLAGGTQMLAVYALTSAIAQAYNLPWHPEAVVIGTTRWVAEDPTGGTVDLAQLVGEHSIKLGGAPPPLLATQLSFANSVYPQLQAYEQGFVKEGLGAGGACIAAHLTYDRQQHQLLKAIEAQLKGLFQLYSSVV; from the coding sequence ATGACTAATGACTTAATTCGTATTTATACCCAAACCCAACAGGGAAAGGAATGGCTCGCTCGGTATCGTGATTGCTCGCCCGTATTTGCTTGCATTTTAGGATTTACTGACACTTGTTTAATTCCCGGAATATCCGCAGCCGGGCGCACGATTGAGGATCGCAAATACACAGCAGTTGCTGATGCCGAATTTCTCTACTACGGTACAGAAAAAAAACCCCAATATCCCCTACCACCTCTGATTGCTGGTGCATCTCCAGTGTTAATTACCCGTGCGGTGGTGGAGGAATTCAATATACCAATTTATTTATTTAATGCTGGTTTGCCTCAGCCCCCTGCTGTGCCAGTAATTGATTTGGGCGGTTCTCCAGCCCGGTGCTTAAGTCACGCTAATGCAATGGAACTAGCAATGGTACACAACTTGCTAGAACAAGGACTTTTGTGGGGCGATCGCCTAGCTAACAAAATTCAAAAAGGCTACCTAGTCTTGGGTGAGTGTGTTGTCGGCGGAACGACAACTGCTTTGGCAATCCTAACGGGTTTGGGCATAAATGCAGTGGGAAAAGTCAACAGCAGCCACCCCGTTTGTAACCACGCACAAAAGTGGGCAGTAGTACAGGCAGGTTTGGAGAAGATGAGGGAGCACAGGAGTAATAAACAACTAACTACCAACCACTTTATTTCCCCTACACCCTTACACCCCTCCACTCCTACACCCCTAATAGATCCTCTCCAACTTGTAGCGGCGGTGGGTGATCCCATGCAAGTTGTCGCAGCAGGAATGGCGATCGCTCTCAGCCGCAGTTGTGGCGTTATGCTTGCTGGTGGCACACAAATGCTGGCAGTATACGCCCTCACGAGTGCGATCGCTCAAGCTTATAATTTACCCTGGCACCCAGAAGCAGTAGTCATCGGTACAACGCGTTGGGTAGCAGAAGATCCGACAGGAGGTACTGTAGATTTAGCCCAGCTAGTGGGTGAACACAGCATAAAATTGGGCGGTGCTCCTCCGCCCTTACTAGCCACTCAATTAAGTTTTGCTAATTCTGTTTACCCCCAACTTCAAGCCTATGAACAGGGTTTTGTAAAAGAAGGGCTGGGGGCTGGAGGAGCTTGCATCGCCGCTCATCTTACTTACGATAGGCAGCAACATCAACTTTTAAAAGCCATTGAAGCTCAACTTAAAGGTTTATTTCAACTTTATAGTTCAGTAGTCTAG
- a CDS encoding extracellular solute-binding protein: protein MYRRSFLQSSITLVLLQSLLGCTNNNQETLTVQLLRGSIPAQVVDKFRRALQQKAQLNFAPVEQLRDLYQELQTWHNQSKTNSEKKWNLPLPLGASANTAADLVTLGDYWLKTAIEQKLIQPLEVGQLKQWPTLPQRWQELVTRNEQGYPDPQGRIWAAPYRWGSTVIVYDRDKFRELGWIPTDWSDLWRRELRDRISVLNQPREVIGLVLKKLGASYNTQNLESIPNLEQELSALNQQVKLYSSTRYLEPLIIGDTWLAVGWSNDVLPVIGRYPQLAAVTPQSGTALWADVWVRPASATNENLAYQWIDFCWLPNIAEQISLLARTNSPISPKIEYSNLQAALRNLLRNNNEIFAKSEFLLPLPPDVTAKYESLFNKIRG, encoded by the coding sequence ATGTATAGACGGTCTTTTTTGCAAAGCAGTATTACACTAGTACTGCTGCAGTCACTGCTTGGATGCACTAACAACAACCAGGAGACATTAACTGTTCAACTTTTAAGAGGCTCTATCCCCGCTCAGGTAGTTGATAAATTCCGACGAGCTTTGCAGCAAAAGGCACAACTAAATTTTGCCCCTGTAGAACAGTTACGGGATTTATACCAAGAATTACAAACTTGGCATAATCAATCTAAAACCAATTCCGAGAAAAAATGGAATCTCCCCCTGCCTTTAGGAGCATCAGCAAATACTGCTGCTGATTTGGTGACTTTAGGAGATTATTGGCTAAAAACAGCAATCGAGCAAAAACTAATTCAACCACTAGAAGTAGGACAGCTCAAACAATGGCCTACTTTACCTCAACGCTGGCAGGAATTAGTAACACGCAACGAGCAAGGTTACCCAGATCCTCAAGGAAGGATTTGGGCGGCTCCTTACCGTTGGGGTAGCACGGTGATTGTTTACGATCGCGATAAATTTCGAGAATTGGGTTGGATACCGACAGATTGGAGCGACTTATGGCGACGCGAACTACGCGATCGCATTTCTGTACTCAACCAGCCACGGGAAGTAATAGGACTAGTGCTAAAGAAGCTGGGAGCATCTTACAACACGCAAAATTTGGAAAGCATTCCCAACTTGGAACAAGAATTAAGCGCTCTCAATCAACAGGTTAAGCTTTATAGCTCCACAAGATATTTAGAACCTCTAATCATAGGAGATACTTGGCTGGCGGTTGGATGGTCAAATGATGTATTACCAGTAATTGGACGTTATCCTCAACTTGCCGCAGTTACTCCCCAATCAGGAACAGCATTGTGGGCAGATGTGTGGGTAAGACCAGCAAGTGCTACAAATGAAAACTTAGCATACCAATGGATCGATTTTTGTTGGTTACCAAACATAGCTGAACAAATTTCTCTGCTCGCTAGAACAAATTCACCGATTTCTCCAAAAATTGAATATTCTAATCTCCAAGCAGCATTACGTAATTTGCTCAGAAACAATAACGAAATTTTTGCCAAAAGCGAATTTTTACTTCCCTTACCACCCGATGTAACTGCTAAGTACGAGTCTTTATTTAACAAAATTAGAGGATGA